A region of Myxococcus stipitatus DSM 14675 DNA encodes the following proteins:
- a CDS encoding P-loop NTPase, whose protein sequence is MVPGPPGLGRRARPRRIIAVGGGKGGIGKSMVSANLGVALAQSGANVLLVDADLGGANLHTCLGVGQPEATLSDFLRRNKARLEDVIVPTGVPRLSLIAGAQDALDAANLKYAQKQKLLKTLMGASADYLILDLGAGTSFNTIDFFIMADHGLLVVLPEPTSVENAYRFAKAAFFRRLQQMEAEYGLQDMVDSALTTREGSLRTLHDVLEQVRRKDPVGAQRLEGALAAFRIRLVVNQARTDADLNVGAAVAAAWKKFFGIDMDDLGAIRYDDEAWRAVRKRRPVLIERPDSPAATAIQRIASRLLALDGIPDPSSP, encoded by the coding sequence GTGGTCCCAGGGCCTCCAGGGTTGGGCCGCCGCGCAAGACCCCGCCGCATCATCGCGGTGGGGGGCGGCAAGGGGGGCATCGGCAAGTCGATGGTGTCCGCCAATCTGGGCGTCGCGCTGGCTCAGTCCGGAGCGAACGTGTTGTTGGTGGACGCGGACCTGGGCGGTGCGAACCTGCACACCTGCCTGGGCGTGGGACAGCCGGAGGCGACGCTGTCCGACTTCCTGCGGCGCAACAAGGCTCGGTTGGAGGATGTGATTGTCCCCACGGGCGTGCCGCGCCTGTCGCTCATCGCCGGCGCGCAGGATGCGCTGGACGCCGCGAACCTCAAGTACGCCCAGAAGCAGAAGCTGCTGAAGACGTTGATGGGCGCGTCCGCCGACTACCTCATCCTGGACCTGGGCGCGGGGACGAGCTTCAACACCATCGACTTCTTCATCATGGCGGACCACGGGCTCCTGGTGGTGCTGCCCGAGCCCACGTCGGTGGAGAACGCGTACCGCTTCGCGAAGGCGGCCTTCTTCCGCAGGCTCCAGCAGATGGAGGCGGAGTATGGCCTCCAGGACATGGTGGACAGCGCGCTCACGACGCGGGAGGGCTCGCTGCGCACGCTGCACGATGTGCTCGAGCAGGTGCGGCGGAAGGACCCAGTGGGTGCGCAGCGACTCGAAGGAGCGCTGGCTGCTTTCCGCATCCGGTTGGTGGTGAACCAGGCTCGGACGGACGCGGACCTGAACGTGGGAGCAGCCGTCGCGGCGGCGTGGAAGAAGTTCTTTGGGATCGACATGGATGACCTGGGGGCCATCCGGTATGACGATGAGGCGTGGCGCGCGGTGCGTAAGCGGCGCCCCGTGTTGATTGAACGGCCCGACTCCCCGGCCGCCACCGCCATTCAGCGCATCGCCTCGCGCTTGCTCGCACTCGACGGAATACCCGACCCCTCTTCCCCATGA